The following are from one region of the Rhodocyclaceae bacterium genome:
- the ybeY gene encoding rRNA maturation RNase YbeY → MAVQNPSRSRRLPDAARIEGWASHALGPAGGRGAVRDAEVTVRFVSRTEAVALNARFRGRDYAPNVLAFPYDAEDGDPRVHGDIAICPAIVAREALAQHKPFDAHLAHLVVHGVLHLRGYDHIEDRDAARMERLESKLVVALGFDDPWAAERPPHATIRVAISPSTA, encoded by the coding sequence ATCGCGGTCCAGAACCCGAGCCGCAGCCGCCGGCTGCCGGATGCCGCACGCATCGAAGGCTGGGCAAGCCATGCGCTCGGCCCCGCCGGCGGGCGTGGCGCGGTGCGTGACGCCGAGGTCACCGTGCGGTTCGTGTCGCGTACCGAGGCCGTTGCCCTGAACGCACGCTTCCGCGGCCGCGACTACGCACCCAATGTACTGGCGTTCCCCTACGATGCCGAGGACGGTGACCCCCGCGTCCACGGGGACATCGCGATCTGTCCGGCGATCGTCGCCCGCGAGGCGCTGGCGCAGCACAAGCCCTTCGACGCACACCTTGCGCACCTGGTGGTACACGGCGTACTTCATCTTCGGGGATACGACCATATCGAGGACCGCGATGCGGCGCGAATGGAGCGACTGGAGTCGAAGCTGGTCGTTGCGCTTGGGTTCGACGACCCCTGGGCTGCGGAACGCCCGCCGCATGCGACAATCCGGGTTGCCATTTCTCCATCCACTGCATGA
- a CDS encoding PhoH family protein has protein sequence MTARSQGQARPSTLQVSFTPVDNPRLANLCGALDENLRAIERILSVKIARRGATFSLTGELDRARIGLSALKRFYAGADREVSLEDVQLGLVEAGRQGGTEPGTADVPASPAAPALITRRHDLHARTPAQQQYLEQIRQFDITFGIGPAGTGKTYLAVASAVDAIERDQVKRIVLVRPAVEAGERLGFLPGDLAQKVDPYLRPLYDALYDLMGFDKVGRLFERSAIEVAPLAYMRGRTLNQSFIILDEAQNTTPEQMKMFLTRIGFGTRAVITGDVTQIDLARGQKSGLIDARSVLASVEGIGFTYFSSADVVRHPIVQRIVDAYEKRQAADDTH, from the coding sequence ATGACCGCGCGCAGCCAGGGCCAGGCCCGGCCCAGCACGCTGCAGGTCTCGTTCACGCCGGTCGACAACCCGCGGCTGGCCAACCTGTGCGGCGCGCTCGACGAGAACCTGCGTGCGATCGAGCGCATCCTGTCCGTGAAGATCGCGCGCCGCGGCGCGACCTTCTCGCTCACCGGCGAACTCGACCGCGCGCGCATCGGCCTCTCGGCGCTCAAGCGCTTCTACGCCGGCGCCGATCGCGAGGTGTCGCTGGAAGACGTGCAGCTCGGCCTGGTCGAGGCCGGGCGCCAGGGTGGCACCGAGCCCGGCACGGCGGATGTGCCGGCATCGCCGGCAGCCCCGGCACTGATCACCCGACGGCACGACCTGCACGCGCGCACGCCGGCGCAACAGCAGTACCTCGAACAGATCCGTCAGTTCGACATCACCTTCGGCATCGGTCCGGCGGGCACCGGCAAGACCTACCTCGCGGTGGCGAGCGCGGTCGACGCGATCGAGCGTGACCAGGTCAAGCGCATCGTTCTGGTGAGGCCTGCGGTCGAGGCCGGCGAGCGCCTCGGCTTCCTGCCGGGAGACCTCGCGCAGAAGGTCGACCCGTACCTGCGGCCGCTGTACGACGCGCTCTACGACCTGATGGGGTTCGACAAGGTCGGCCGGCTGTTCGAGCGCAGCGCGATCGAAGTGGCACCGCTTGCCTACATGCGCGGGCGCACGCTCAACCAGTCTTTCATCATTCTCGACGAGGCGCAGAACACCACGCCCGAGCAGATGAAGATGTTCCTCACCCGGATCGGCTTCGGCACGCGGGCGGTGATCACCGGCGACGTCACCCAGATCGACCTGGCGCGCGGCCAGAAGAGTGGCCTGATCGACGCGCGCTCGGTGCTGGCCAGCGTCGAGGGCATCGGCTTCACGTATTTCAGTTCGGCCGACGTGGTCCGCCATCCGATCGTCCAGCGCATCGTCGACGCCTACGAGAAACGTCAGGCCGCCGACGATACGCACTGA
- the mgtE gene encoding magnesium transporter: MPDVDEPRSVQESLQEIMDLLRRQRVVESLAHREGEGRSGGLTDRQPLVDSLVHKQNEAELQSRLDALHPADVALILEALPLDERLRVWQLVKADRDGEILLEVSDAVRETLIADMDRGELVAATEQLDTDEIADLAPDLPDEVIADLFKSLSAEEREQLREALSYPEDSIGGLMDFEMVTIREDVTIEVVLRYLRRLDELPSNTDKLFVVDRKGLLRGVLPLKKLLVNEPEIEVSTLVDRNVVSFHPDDDARDAATAFERYDLISAPVVDDHGEVLGRLTVDVVVDYIREASEAEKLKASGLREEEDIFAPVWDSLKNRWTWLAINLVTAFIASRVIGAFEGSIEKLVALAALMPIVAGIGGNAGNQTITMIVRALALGQISRDGARKLFVKEITIALINGLVWGSIVGLVAWVFYRNVELSLVMMAAMTLNLLLAALAGVLIPLGRRWLQRDPAVGSSVLITALTDSGGFFIFLGLATLFLV, from the coding sequence ATGCCCGATGTCGACGAACCGCGCAGCGTGCAGGAGTCCCTGCAGGAGATCATGGATCTCCTGCGGCGCCAGCGCGTGGTCGAGTCGCTGGCGCATCGCGAGGGGGAGGGGCGCAGCGGCGGCCTGACCGATCGACAGCCCCTGGTCGATTCGCTGGTGCACAAGCAGAATGAGGCCGAGCTGCAGTCGCGCCTCGATGCGCTGCACCCGGCAGACGTCGCACTGATCCTCGAGGCACTGCCGCTCGACGAGCGCCTGCGCGTCTGGCAGCTGGTCAAGGCCGATCGCGACGGCGAGATCCTGCTCGAGGTGTCCGACGCGGTCCGGGAAACGCTGATCGCGGACATGGACCGCGGCGAACTGGTGGCCGCGACCGAGCAGCTCGACACCGACGAGATCGCCGACCTTGCCCCCGACCTGCCGGACGAGGTCATCGCCGACCTGTTCAAGTCGCTGTCGGCGGAAGAGCGCGAGCAGTTGCGCGAGGCGCTGTCCTATCCCGAGGACAGCATCGGCGGGCTGATGGACTTCGAGATGGTCACCATCCGCGAGGACGTGACGATCGAGGTCGTGCTGCGCTACCTGCGCCGCCTCGACGAGCTGCCGAGCAACACCGACAAGCTGTTCGTGGTCGATCGCAAGGGCCTGCTGCGCGGCGTGCTGCCCCTGAAGAAGCTGCTGGTGAATGAGCCGGAGATCGAAGTCTCGACGCTGGTCGACCGTAACGTGGTCAGCTTCCATCCGGACGACGATGCGCGAGACGCGGCGACTGCGTTCGAACGCTACGATCTGATCTCCGCACCGGTGGTCGACGATCACGGGGAAGTGCTCGGCCGGCTGACCGTCGACGTGGTGGTCGATTACATCCGCGAGGCGTCCGAGGCCGAGAAGCTGAAGGCGAGCGGCCTGCGCGAGGAGGAGGACATCTTCGCCCCGGTCTGGGACAGCCTGAAGAACCGCTGGACCTGGCTGGCGATCAACCTGGTGACGGCATTCATTGCCTCGCGCGTGATCGGCGCCTTCGAGGGATCGATCGAGAAGCTGGTCGCGCTCGCTGCACTGATGCCGATCGTGGCTGGCATCGGTGGCAATGCAGGAAACCAGACCATCACGATGATCGTGCGCGCGCTCGCGCTCGGGCAGATAAGCCGCGACGGTGCGCGCAAGCTGTTCGTGAAGGAGATCACGATCGCGCTGATCAACGGCCTGGTCTGGGGCAGCATCGTCGGCCTGGTCGCATGGGTGTTCTACCGCAACGTCGAACTGTCGCTGGTGATGATGGCGGCGATGACGCTCAACCTGCTGCTGGCCGCCCTGGCCGGCGTGCTGATCCCGCTCGGCCGGCGCTGGCTCCAGCGCGACCCGGCGGTGGGCTCGTCGGTGCTGATCACGGCGCTGACCGACAGCGGTGGTTTCTTCATCTTTCTCGGACTGGCGACGCTGTTCCTGGTCTGA
- the tadA gene encoding Flp pilus assembly complex ATPase component TadA, with amino-acid sequence MAKDLFELIADLAHDELPFSEIHLVEGAPVALKLPGGLRDLGDEGSVPRVAIEQFLDRVLPGWQPALAGCRSIDSAVELPSETRLRVNVHWANSGQSLRLVMRRIPRDPLTLKDTGLPPFLPRLLLESGKGLVIVTGATGAGKTTTLFAALRHIMEQREAPPHIITIEEPIEYVLRRPRGVVTQREVGVDTASFSHGLREALRQGPDVIMVGEVRDRDTADTMLRAAESGHLVLATVHSSSADGVISKIVSLFHPDEQAQTRHVLKNVLIGVVCQVLLPRLQRDGFALAAEILINSPQVARAIEDPARLSTLRDFMRRSEDRQSRLLNDVLVDLVRGKRVSRSDALLASYDRQDLLPALDRAAGDTVDAER; translated from the coding sequence ATGGCCAAGGACCTGTTCGAACTGATCGCCGACCTGGCGCACGATGAACTGCCGTTCAGCGAGATCCATCTCGTCGAGGGCGCGCCGGTCGCGCTGAAGCTGCCGGGGGGTCTGCGCGATCTTGGCGACGAAGGCTCGGTGCCGCGAGTGGCGATCGAGCAGTTCCTCGATCGCGTGCTGCCCGGCTGGCAGCCTGCGCTTGCCGGTTGCCGGTCGATCGACAGCGCGGTCGAACTGCCCTCCGAGACGCGCCTGCGGGTGAACGTCCACTGGGCGAATTCCGGCCAGAGCCTGCGACTGGTGATGCGCCGGATCCCGCGCGACCCGCTGACCCTGAAGGACACCGGGCTGCCGCCGTTCCTGCCCCGGCTGCTCCTGGAAAGCGGCAAGGGGCTCGTGATCGTCACCGGCGCGACTGGTGCCGGCAAGACCACCACGCTGTTCGCCGCGCTGCGTCATATCATGGAGCAGCGCGAAGCACCGCCGCACATCATCACGATCGAGGAGCCGATCGAGTACGTCCTGCGCAGGCCGCGCGGCGTGGTCACCCAGCGCGAAGTCGGGGTCGACACCGCGAGCTTCTCGCACGGGCTGCGCGAGGCGCTGCGCCAGGGCCCGGACGTGATCATGGTGGGCGAGGTGCGTGACCGCGATACCGCCGACACGATGCTGCGCGCGGCCGAGTCCGGCCACCTGGTGCTGGCGACCGTGCATTCGAGTTCGGCCGACGGTGTGATCAGCAAGATCGTCTCGCTCTTCCACCCCGACGAGCAGGCACAGACCCGCCATGTGCTCAAGAACGTGCTGATCGGCGTGGTCTGCCAGGTGCTGCTGCCGAGGCTGCAGCGCGACGGCTTTGCGCTGGCCGCCGAGATCCTGATCAACAGCCCGCAGGTGGCGCGCGCGATCGAGGATCCGGCGCGGCTGTCCACGCTGCGCGACTTCATGCGTCGGTCCGAGGACCGGCAGTCGCGGCTGCTCAACGACGTGCTGGTCGACCTGGTACGCGGCAAGCGCGTGTCGCGCTCCGACGCCCTGCTGGCAAGCTACGACCGTCAGGACCTGCTGCCGGCGCTCGACCGGGCAGCCGGCGATACCGTGGACGCCGAACGTTGA
- the aroE gene encoding shikimate dehydrogenase, with the protein MTDRYAVFGNPVAHSRSPAIHAAFARETGQDMVYERILAPLDAFRAAVDAFRGEGGRGANVTLPFKREAWQLADACSARAASAEAVNTLRFEADGSVFGDNTDGIGLVRDIEVNLGQPLAGARVLMLGAGGAAAGVVLPLLDAGVRRLHVANRTAARAEALAARQPGSVVSGGGLDTIEDEFDLIVNATSASLGADAPSTGRARLVPGGLCYDMMYSTEPSAFLAEAARSGARIADGIGMLLEQAAESFFLWRGVRPGTQALLTSMGQPWRGSRLAG; encoded by the coding sequence ATGACCGACCGTTACGCCGTCTTCGGAAACCCGGTTGCGCACAGCCGCTCGCCGGCGATCCACGCCGCCTTCGCGCGCGAGACCGGGCAGGACATGGTCTACGAACGCATCCTTGCGCCGCTGGACGCATTCCGTGCCGCGGTGGACGCGTTCCGAGGCGAAGGCGGCCGCGGAGCCAATGTCACGCTGCCGTTCAAGCGCGAGGCCTGGCAGCTGGCCGATGCCTGCAGCGCGCGCGCCGCGTCGGCCGAGGCGGTGAACACGCTGCGCTTCGAGGCCGACGGCAGCGTGTTCGGCGACAACACCGACGGGATCGGACTGGTGCGCGACATCGAGGTCAACCTCGGCCAGCCGCTCGCGGGCGCCCGCGTGCTGATGCTCGGGGCCGGCGGCGCCGCGGCCGGGGTCGTGCTGCCGCTGCTCGACGCCGGGGTCCGGCGGCTGCATGTGGCCAACCGGACGGCTGCGCGCGCCGAGGCGCTGGCCGCACGGCAGCCTGGATCGGTAGTGTCCGGCGGGGGGCTGGATACGATCGAAGACGAGTTCGACCTGATCGTCAATGCCACTTCGGCGAGCCTCGGCGCTGATGCGCCGTCGACCGGGCGGGCGCGGCTGGTACCGGGCGGGCTGTGCTACGACATGATGTATTCGACCGAGCCGAGTGCGTTCCTTGCCGAGGCGGCGCGCAGCGGCGCGCGCATCGCAGACGGCATCGGCATGCTGCTCGAGCAGGCCGCCGAATCCTTTTTCCTCTGGCGAGGCGTGCGCCCCGGCACCCAGGCGTTGCTCACGAGCATGGGTCAGCCCTGGCGCGGCAGCCGTTTGGCCGGCTGA
- a CDS encoding EAL domain-containing protein, with product MNEDTAGGAPHDPLLGWAGLDTAGRIVSLGGRADRLHEGVRVGLRLADALREPAELDRFIAEAGTSGSIDPGRQLRCRLHWAVPEGGMARPVDDVPAVELLLRRAYPPSGPVRIAAEFHRELSRDRLAARPASTLLAPLPIATASVEAADLWRLGSALYAATVAPSAMRPAGLIRFALHPVPLPRIVAVADVDPWLGVALARLAASAAQLGVEAVAARTGTRELTVWVRDGTGCETLCEHWLTAMTASPLVGSRCRLVVGPAAGWCVMPADGTVLGHLLDALDAVYDPADPRPRRPPIPVSSVARERDIDERRDALTGTLVELVASGRARLVGEPIVDAPTGVVAGLHLRAEFRSLFAVAELLDYLPDIVDDDVAADALNIWLAAAIRNAGLPARQDVPQMLQLRIAPAQLRRLDSLAGVVAALCEAGGGVPCLLLPEAAVHRDAYLVIDAATEVAALGAVVGIDDYRGLLPVQPLAQAGIGGLRLHRSLVRELGERSFAGDRLADLLARARASGLSVLVPGLADRTMVSAAMAAGALHLSGPVFGRPRRLLAASPSLLIASPTAQSHPPAQESPDGQGPVRTDRRPGAR from the coding sequence GTGAACGAAGACACTGCGGGCGGGGCGCCGCACGATCCGCTGCTGGGGTGGGCCGGCCTCGATACGGCGGGCCGGATCGTGTCGCTCGGTGGAAGGGCGGACCGGCTGCACGAAGGGGTCAGGGTCGGCCTGCGGCTGGCCGACGCCTTGCGCGAACCTGCGGAACTCGATCGATTCATTGCCGAGGCTGGCACGTCCGGCAGCATCGACCCGGGACGGCAGCTGCGATGCCGGCTGCACTGGGCCGTGCCGGAGGGCGGCATGGCCCGGCCTGTGGATGACGTACCTGCAGTCGAACTGCTGCTGCGCCGTGCGTATCCGCCATCCGGCCCGGTACGCATCGCGGCGGAGTTCCACCGCGAGCTATCGCGCGATCGGCTGGCCGCGCGTCCGGCGTCGACGCTGCTGGCACCCCTGCCCATTGCCACCGCCAGCGTCGAGGCGGCGGACCTCTGGCGTCTGGGTAGTGCGCTTTATGCAGCTACCGTGGCGCCCTCCGCCATGCGGCCGGCGGGACTGATCCGATTCGCCCTTCATCCGGTGCCACTGCCTCGTATCGTGGCCGTGGCTGACGTCGATCCCTGGCTGGGCGTTGCGCTCGCCCGCCTCGCTGCCAGCGCTGCGCAGCTCGGCGTCGAGGCCGTTGCAGCGCGCACCGGCACGCGCGAACTCACCGTCTGGGTCCGCGATGGCACAGGCTGCGAGACGCTGTGTGAGCACTGGCTGACTGCCATGACCGCAAGCCCGCTGGTTGGCAGCCGTTGCCGGCTCGTGGTCGGGCCCGCGGCCGGTTGGTGCGTGATGCCGGCCGACGGGACAGTACTCGGGCATCTGCTGGACGCACTGGACGCCGTGTACGACCCGGCAGATCCGCGTCCGCGGCGTCCGCCCATCCCGGTGAGCAGTGTCGCGCGCGAGCGCGACATCGACGAGCGGCGCGATGCCCTGACCGGGACGCTGGTCGAACTGGTGGCCTCCGGGCGTGCCCGGCTGGTGGGTGAGCCGATCGTCGATGCGCCGACCGGCGTGGTCGCCGGCCTGCACCTGCGCGCCGAGTTCCGCTCGCTGTTCGCGGTCGCCGAGCTGCTCGATTACCTCCCGGACATCGTCGACGACGACGTCGCAGCCGATGCGCTCAACATATGGCTGGCTGCAGCAATCCGCAACGCGGGACTGCCCGCCCGGCAGGATGTACCCCAGATGCTGCAGCTTCGCATCGCACCGGCCCAGTTGCGCCGGCTCGATTCGCTCGCCGGCGTGGTTGCCGCGCTGTGTGAGGCCGGCGGCGGCGTGCCCTGCCTGCTGCTGCCCGAGGCTGCAGTGCACCGGGATGCCTATCTGGTGATCGATGCGGCCACGGAGGTGGCTGCACTCGGAGCCGTGGTCGGTATCGACGACTACCGCGGGCTGCTGCCTGTGCAACCGCTGGCGCAGGCTGGCATCGGCGGCTTGCGGCTGCATCGTTCGCTGGTGCGCGAGCTCGGTGAGCGATCCTTCGCCGGAGACCGCCTGGCCGACCTGCTGGCGCGCGCACGCGCCAGCGGTCTCTCGGTACTGGTACCAGGCCTGGCGGATCGCACGATGGTGTCCGCGGCCATGGCCGCTGGTGCTCTGCACCTGTCCGGGCCGGTATTCGGCCGTCCGCGGCGCCTGCTTGCAGCTTCGCCGTCGTTGTTGATTGCTTCACCCACTGCCCAATCCCATCCGCCCGCACAGGAATCGCCCGATGGCCAAGGACCTGTTCGAACTGATCGCCGACCTGGCGCACGATGA
- the mtgA gene encoding monofunctional biosynthetic peptidoglycan transglycosylase produces the protein MRTLFRWISRLLLLALGALLAWQLWLFGHVVYWKYQNPVETSFMRMRLDQLQQKDEKARLRQQWVPYDRISIHLKRAIIVAEDDKFVDHEGFDWEAIQKALEQNRKQGRVVRGGSTISQQLAKNLFLSDARTRTRKVQEAAITLMLEQTMDKRRILEIYLNVIEWGNGVFGAEAAARHYFGVSASQLTPAQAARLAAMVPNPRFYDRNRGSRWLARYTEIIQSRMPRAVVP, from the coding sequence ATGCGCACGCTTTTCCGCTGGATCTCCCGACTGCTGCTGCTCGCGCTGGGCGCGCTGCTGGCCTGGCAGCTCTGGTTGTTCGGTCATGTCGTCTACTGGAAGTACCAGAACCCGGTCGAGACGTCGTTCATGCGCATGCGGCTCGACCAGCTGCAGCAGAAGGACGAGAAGGCCCGGTTGCGGCAGCAGTGGGTGCCGTACGACCGCATTTCGATCCACCTCAAGCGGGCGATCATCGTCGCCGAGGACGACAAGTTCGTCGATCACGAGGGCTTCGACTGGGAGGCGATCCAGAAGGCGCTCGAACAGAACCGCAAGCAGGGGCGGGTGGTGCGCGGCGGCTCGACGATCAGCCAGCAACTGGCCAAGAACCTGTTTCTGTCCGACGCCCGCACGCGGACGCGCAAGGTGCAGGAGGCGGCCATCACGCTGATGCTCGAGCAGACGATGGACAAGCGCCGCATCCTCGAGATCTACCTGAACGTGATCGAATGGGGCAACGGCGTATTCGGCGCCGAAGCCGCCGCCCGCCACTACTTCGGTGTCTCGGCCTCCCAACTGACACCCGCGCAGGCCGCCCGCCTTGCCGCGATGGTCCCCAACCCGCGCTTCTACGACCGTAACCGCGGCTCGCGCTGGCTCGCCCGCTACACCGAGATCATCCAGTCCCGCATGCCGCGCGCCGTCGTCCCCTGA
- a CDS encoding CBS domain-containing protein: MNDDSKPGWLTRLGTLLLREPEDRDQLVELLRSASERELLDEEALAMIEGVLEVSELDAGGVMLPRAQIEFIDIGHDPAQIIRQVVAAGHSRFPVIDGGKDEVIGILHAKDLLRFYAEGEGNLRGMLRPAVFVPEAKRLNVLLRDFRRSRNHMAVVVDEYGGVAGLVTIEDVIEQIVGDIEDEYDFDDAEGDIIEVDGVRRIYRVKAATAIEDLNERIGSSFATEDYDTIGGLVVNAFGRVPRRNDRIELGDCEFLVLRADRRRLHLVQVIRTPVVEGQ, encoded by the coding sequence ATGAACGACGACAGTAAACCCGGTTGGCTGACAAGGCTCGGCACGCTTCTGCTGCGCGAGCCGGAAGACCGCGATCAGCTGGTCGAACTGCTGCGCAGCGCCTCCGAGCGCGAGTTGCTCGACGAAGAAGCGCTGGCGATGATCGAAGGCGTGCTCGAGGTCTCGGAACTGGATGCAGGCGGCGTGATGCTGCCGCGCGCGCAGATCGAATTCATCGACATCGGACACGATCCGGCACAGATCATCCGCCAGGTGGTCGCGGCCGGCCATTCGCGCTTCCCGGTGATCGACGGTGGCAAGGACGAGGTGATCGGCATCCTCCATGCAAAGGACCTGCTGCGCTTCTATGCCGAAGGCGAGGGCAACCTGCGCGGGATGCTGCGCCCGGCGGTGTTCGTGCCCGAGGCCAAGCGCCTGAACGTGCTGCTGCGCGACTTCCGCCGCAGCCGCAACCACATGGCGGTGGTGGTGGACGAATACGGCGGTGTCGCCGGGCTGGTGACCATCGAGGACGTGATCGAACAGATCGTCGGCGACATCGAGGACGAGTACGACTTCGATGACGCCGAGGGCGACATCATCGAGGTCGACGGCGTGCGCCGCATCTACCGCGTCAAGGCGGCCACTGCCATCGAAGACCTCAACGAACGCATCGGCTCGTCGTTCGCCACGGAAGACTACGACACGATCGGCGGGCTGGTCGTCAACGCGTTCGGGCGCGTGCCCCGCCGCAACGACCGCATCGAACTGGGCGACTGCGAGTTCCTGGTGCTGCGCGCCGACCGCCGCCGGCTGCACCTGGTGCAGGTGATCCGCACGCCGGTCGTAGAAGGACAGTGA
- the msrP gene encoding protein-methionine-sulfoxide reductase catalytic subunit MsrP, with the protein MLIKRPDDIRPSEITPRSVYEDRRQFLFGAAGALALAGSGTLPGEAHAQAREKIAGLRPAPAAYTVKDPLNTYEQITSYTNFYEFGTDKSDPLRNSKNFRTRPWTVEVDGEVRKPRTFGIDDLLKLAPVEERIYRLRCVEAWSMIVPWAGYSLSELIRQVEPTANAKFVEFHTLHDPKQMPGQKDPVLQWPYVEGLRIDEAMHPLTLLGLGLYGELLPNPNGAPVRLVVPWKYGFKSGKSIVRIRFVEKMPTTAWMRSAPNEYGFYSNVNPKVDHPRWSQARERRIGEFLKRETLMFNGYAEQVASLYTGMDLRKHF; encoded by the coding sequence ATGCTGATCAAGCGCCCCGACGATATTCGCCCGTCAGAGATCACCCCCCGATCGGTGTACGAGGACCGCCGCCAGTTCCTGTTCGGCGCCGCCGGTGCGCTGGCGCTGGCTGGCAGCGGTACGCTGCCGGGCGAAGCCCATGCGCAGGCGCGCGAGAAGATCGCCGGGTTGCGTCCGGCGCCGGCTGCCTACACGGTGAAGGATCCGCTCAACACCTACGAGCAGATCACCTCCTACACGAACTTCTACGAGTTCGGCACCGACAAGTCCGATCCTCTGCGCAACTCGAAGAATTTCCGTACCCGGCCGTGGACGGTCGAGGTGGACGGCGAAGTACGCAAGCCCCGCACCTTCGGCATCGACGACCTGCTGAAGCTTGCCCCGGTCGAGGAACGTATCTACCGGCTGCGCTGCGTCGAGGCATGGTCGATGATCGTGCCTTGGGCCGGCTACTCCCTGTCGGAGCTGATCAGGCAGGTCGAGCCGACCGCGAACGCGAAGTTCGTCGAGTTCCATACGCTGCACGATCCGAAACAGATGCCCGGACAGAAGGATCCGGTGCTGCAGTGGCCCTATGTCGAAGGCCTGCGCATCGACGAGGCGATGCACCCGCTGACGCTGCTCGGGCTCGGGCTGTACGGCGAACTGCTGCCCAACCCGAACGGCGCGCCGGTGCGGCTGGTGGTACCGTGGAAGTACGGCTTCAAGAGCGGCAAGTCGATCGTGCGTATCCGCTTCGTGGAGAAGATGCCGACCACTGCCTGGATGCGCTCTGCACCGAACGAGTACGGCTTCTACTCGAACGTGAATCCCAAGGTCGACCACCCGCGCTGGAGCCAGGCGCGCGAGCGGCGCATCGGCGAGTTCCTCAAGCGCGAGACGCTGATGTTCAACGGTTATGCCGAACAGGTCGCGTCGCTGTACACCGGGATGGACCTGCGCAAGCATTTCTGA
- the lnt gene encoding apolipoprotein N-acyltransferase, giving the protein MTGACFFAGALATLAFAPFHLHWFAPFPLVAVLFLSANAPGSRAAAACGFAFGLGCFLGGVSWVHVSLNVYGAMPAPMAAIATLGFCGYLALFPALCFWLLYRIRTGAAWLAAFPALWVLTEWLRGWLLTGFGWQAIGYSQAADASPLAGYAPVGGVLAVSLAVAFTAAALWYCMPRMPGRPDAPGLRRRAAALLAVAATWGTGELLSRIEWTKPAGTPIDVALLQGNIPQDIKWQESKVVETLDTYWRLIRASGDAQLIVLPETALPLFSDRLPNEYLARLLDHARAHRGDILLGMVERSHDGREYYNSLFSIGTAPVQVYRKQHLVPFGEFVPPLFGWVIRWLHIPMQDFSSGGSDQRPMDLSGQKVAINICYEDAFGREVIRQLPEATILVNVSNTAWFGRSLAQPQHLQIARMRALETGRPMLRATNTGMTAVIDPRGRVLAVADPFSEAVLRARVQGHEGVTPFVRVGDGLAVGLAMLLAVAAFGLARRAR; this is encoded by the coding sequence GTGACGGGTGCGTGCTTCTTCGCAGGCGCGCTGGCCACGCTGGCCTTCGCGCCCTTCCACCTGCACTGGTTCGCGCCGTTTCCGCTCGTCGCCGTGCTCTTTCTCTCGGCGAATGCACCCGGCAGCCGGGCAGCAGCCGCGTGCGGCTTCGCATTCGGGCTGGGCTGTTTCCTGGGCGGGGTGTCATGGGTACATGTGAGCCTCAACGTGTACGGTGCGATGCCGGCGCCGATGGCCGCGATCGCGACGCTGGGCTTCTGCGGCTACCTCGCGCTGTTCCCCGCCCTGTGCTTCTGGCTGCTGTACCGGATCCGCACCGGGGCGGCCTGGCTCGCGGCCTTCCCGGCGCTCTGGGTGCTGACCGAATGGCTGCGCGGCTGGCTGTTGACCGGCTTCGGCTGGCAGGCGATCGGCTATTCGCAGGCAGCAGATGCCAGCCCGCTGGCCGGTTATGCACCGGTCGGTGGCGTACTTGCGGTATCGCTGGCTGTCGCATTCACCGCGGCCGCCCTCTGGTACTGCATGCCCCGGATGCCCGGACGGCCAGACGCGCCAGGCCTGCGCCGGCGCGCAGCGGCACTGCTCGCGGTCGCAGCCACCTGGGGTACCGGCGAACTGCTGTCGCGGATCGAATGGACGAAGCCCGCGGGCACGCCGATCGACGTCGCGCTGCTGCAGGGAAACATCCCGCAGGACATCAAGTGGCAGGAATCGAAGGTAGTCGAGACGCTCGATACCTACTGGCGACTGATCCGCGCGAGCGGCGATGCGCAACTGATCGTGCTGCCCGAGACCGCGCTGCCACTGTTCTCGGACCGCCTGCCGAACGAGTATCTCGCGCGCCTGCTCGACCATGCGCGCGCGCACCGCGGCGACATCCTGCTGGGCATGGTCGAACGGTCGCACGACGGACGCGAGTACTACAACAGCCTGTTCAGCATCGGCACAGCACCGGTGCAGGTGTACCGGAAACAGCACCTGGTGCCGTTCGGCGAGTTCGTGCCGCCGCTGTTCGGCTGGGTGATCCGATGGCTGCATATCCCCATGCAGGACTTCAGCAGCGGCGGCAGCGACCAGCGCCCGATGGACCTGTCCGGCCAGAAGGTCGCGATCAACATCTGCTACGAGGACGCGTTCGGGCGCGAGGTGATCCGCCAGCTGCCCGAGGCGACGATCCTGGTGAACGTGTCCAACACCGCATGGTTCGGCCGCTCGCTGGCCCAGCCGCAGCACCTGCAGATCGCGCGCATGCGCGCGCTGGAGACCGGCCGCCCGATGCTGCGCGCCACCAACACCGGGATGACCGCGGTGATCGACCCGCGCGGGCGCGTGCTGGCCGTGGCCGATCCGTTCAGCGAAGCGGTACTGCGCGCGCGGGTTCAGGGCCATGAAGGAGTGACACCGTTTGTCCGCGTCGGCGACGGCCTCGCGGTCGGACTTGCAATGCTGCTGGCGGTGGCAGCCTTCGGTCTGGCGCGCCGGGCACGCTAG